The Nicotiana sylvestris chromosome 6, ASM39365v2, whole genome shotgun sequence genomic sequence GCTCCTAATCCAGTCTAATTTTAATGCCATATGTTTTTTATTCCACTCTTTATTTCCCAGAAGATCACATGTTCCACTTCTTCCCTAGCATTCAACATCTCCTTCCAAATATGAGTTCCTTCTCTAAATTGCACTATTGTTGGTAGTTCTTTTTGCAATACTTGTTCCACATGAAGTTAGCCCACAATGATTTAGTAGTTCTAAACCTCCACCAAAGTTTAGCAAACAAGGCCCTTGATACATCATGAAGTGATCTGAACCCTAAACCGCCTTCTTTAGGAAGACATAAATTCTACCAAGAAGACCAATGTCTACTCCTACCTTCCTCTTTGGTGCTCCAAAAGAAACGTGCAAAGATCTTATGTAAGTTCTCAAGAATATTGTCTGGGGGAACCAGAACTGATAAAAGATGCACCAGCATGCTTTGCAACACACTGGTGATTAGTGTTGCTTTTCCTCCAAATGATAGAAGTTTTCCTTTCCAAGAATATAGCTTAGCCTTCACCTTCTTGACAAGATCATCATAATAATCCTTTCTCCTTCTAGTGTAGAAGATAGGGCATCATAAATATGTGAAGGGAAACTCTCCTCTAGCTAAACATGTAATGTCACCAATTGCTTGAAATAATGCATGTGTAGCATTGGCATGCATATAGTAAGAGCTCTTAGCTTTGTTGATCAATTGGCCTGACACCTGCTCATACCTGGAAAGTACTGGCATGATCTTACTCAAAGAAGGAGGATGAGCTGAGGCAAATATTATTGTGTCATCAACATATGCCAAGTGGTTCAAAGAGTCAAACCACTTGGGCATACCAAATCCAACAAATGTTTTGTCTTCAAACAACTTGTTCAAGGACTTAGATATCACCTCAGCTGTCAAGATAAATAAGGTACGAGACAGTGGATCTCCTTGCTTTACTCCCCTTATAGATTTGAAAAAACATGAGGTCCGCCTATTCACCAAGACTGAGTACCAGTTGTTAGATAACAAGTTCCACACCATGTTAATAAAGTGTTCAGCAAACCCATTCTCCTTAGAACATGCAACAAATATTTCCAAGAAATCCTGCCATAAGCTTAATGACAACATTGGCTGGCTTACCTTTCAACCTTATGTCAGTAATAATTTCCTAAGTAAGAAGTATGTTACCAAATATGCTTCTCCCTTTTACAAATCCAAACTGATTAGGTGAGATTAGGGAAGGCAGAAACTTCTCCAACCTATCATGTAGAACCCTAGACAACACCATGTTGATGAAGTTGCTCAAACTTGTAGGTCTTAAGTTTGAGAAAGTCTACACCCTTGGTTTCTTTGGAAGCAATACCAAATTAGTATAAGTGATAGACTTTGGCAATGCAGCACCACCATAAAAATGAAGATCCATATTGTGTATGTCATAGCAAATTACATCCCAACATTCTTGATAAAACAATCTAGTAAATCCATCAGGAACACTGGCACTATCACTACTTAGCTCAAAGACTGCAGCCTTAACTTCATCTAGTGTTGAAAATTTACACAACTCCAAGTTCTGCTCCATTGTAACCATAACAGGCACATTCTCCAACATAGAAAGATTTGTAGGATCCCCTTCCCTAGTGAATTGTCTTTGATAGAATCCAATTGCATCATTTGCCATTTGTTTCTGATCTTCTATCCAGTTTTCATATCCATTCTGGATTCTTTTCAATTGCAACTTCTTTCTTTTTCCATTAACATGATTATGAAAAAAAACTAGTGTTTCTATCACCCTTAGCAAACTATGTCATCCCTTCTTTTTGCTTCCAATACTGCTCCTCTATACTCAAATATTTTTTCAATTCTGCCTGAGGTTTTGAAGAACAATCCTATTCTTTATTGTAGGCTCCTCCTCAAACAATATCTCCTTGACCTTTACAATATCTTCCAGAATTGCTAACTGTTTGAAAATTTCACCAAAGTTATCCTTACTCCATTTAGATAGTGTTGCCTTCACCTTCTTCAATTTATACTTGAACATTAGAAAATGATATCCTATGAAGTCACATCTCAATTCTGTCGCACCACCTCCTTAAATATAGCATTTTTTGTCTAGAAATTTAAAAATCTAAATGGCTTGACAAAGTTTGTAGTCAGCTCTCCACAAGTCATTAACAATGGTGCATGATCTGATCGAATTCTAATAAAGTGCTCCACTTCAATTGAAGGCAACATATTTTGAAATAGTAAGTTCACAAAGATCCTATCCAATCTTTTGAAAATACACTCAACATTAGGTctcccattccaccatgtaaatggACTTCCTTTATACCCTTGATTAAACTACAAGAGCTTACAAAAAATGCAATGTCCTCATATTCAGGAGGATGTACTGGAAGGCCCCCTATCTTTTCATCTTCATGTAACACCATATTAAAGTCTCTTCATACTAACCAAGGCAGCTCTATGTCACTTGCCATATAATACAAGTTATCCCACAATTCCAACCTCTCTAATTATGAACACTTTGCATACACAAATATCATCATAATATGTTGCCCAATGGCATGGCGAAACACCTTCACAACCACATGGCGTAGTCTCTATAACCAACTCCTGTTCCACTACAGCATCAAAGAACAGCCATATCTTCCCATAATATTTGAGAAGGCAAACTCCATATTCAGCCTCCTTCTATACCTTTGTATATGACCTGCATTCTGAAACGGCTCCATAAGTGATATGATAAAGAAAATATGCTCCCTTTGCATATTGATCACCCTAGGAAAGGCATGTTGTGTATTCACGTACCTAATATTCCAAATCAATGTCTTGATCATCATTTAGTCTTTGAGGTTGCCCTCTTGGGCAGGATTCTAGAAGGTGGAAGTGGTTCTTTATTTTGAGTCCGCTTCTTCGTCTTCTTACCACCATTTGCACTAGTTCTAAGAGATAAGTCAGTCTCCCTTGCCACTTGTTTGAAATTCCCAGCAGTTGATTCatcatctccttcttcttcaagttgttgttgctccATCAAAGCTATTTCCACATGTGCAACATTGTATGTGACTAAGTCATGTAATGTTTGCAAAGGTGTCTTCAGTGGAACACTTAGATGCAGTTGCATAATCTGATTGAATAAGGGTTGAAGAGAGTAGAGATAAGCTCAAGGGCAACTACTCCTCTCTACAATATGTGATTTCATTTTTGCCAAAAATGCTTTTCTGCAGTAAATTATGTCCAAACGACCCCTCTACTGTATCTTCAAAACCTCACTCCCGAAAAGAGAATCAATAGTATTGATATTGTTCACTTGGGATCAAGCCCacatgttttttttcaaaaaggcCTCACATGATTAAGAGTATCTAACTCCTTATAAGtagattatttttcttttctactttccATGTAGGACTTTGTTCACACGCCCAACAGTCTCCCACTTGAACTAAGTTCCACATGGTCCATCACCATTTGAAGGCTAATTGGAGATTAAATATATTCCACCCACATGATCCAAATATTTGTGGTCACCGATGCTCAAAGGAGATGTTGTGTATACGTCTTTGAAGCTACAGATAAAGATAGTAAACTGATCCATAGACAAGAAACAACATTAAGCCAGGCCCTGCGCCATCACTTCACCATTTCCATACTCGTCCCACCAAACATTTGCCTTTGATACCAGTTGTTGAGATAAAACAGCCCAAAAATACTCTTAATATTGTGTGATATTTTTCACTTTGGGCCAAGCCCACATATTTTTTCCTAAAAGGTCTCACATCACTAAGAGTATCCAACTCCTTATAAGTATATCATTTTTCCCTACTTTTTATGTACGACTTTATTCACACATCCAACATGTCCATTCTATGAAGTCAATTCATGTTAATCCTATACTTGATATATTgtagtttttaattatttggaAAATAGCGCAAAAAATAacataaatttttcaaaaaaaacaaaattattgTTTATAAGAGAAATTTAGGGATTTgcaagtaactctttgaattatCTCACCTGAAAACGCATAACAAATGATCTAAAAAATTCTTCTGGCCATGAGAAACGGATAAAGAATTTTAGTCTGCGATTGTTTCAATAAATGACGACAATTTTTTCAGAAAAAGTGTTCCTTTTTTTTGAAAGACACGCCCCATTGGAATCTAAAGAGTTATTTGTGATAAAATTAAGTGTCTATCCGACAAAAAACTTGCCCTGGATATTTAGTTCGTTTTTACATTTACAGTATACCTATTCCTAGGAGTATACTTTTATAATTTTCAAGTCGTGTATCACTGATCCTATGGAGATTTGTGATTACGCACAcacgggtgtgtgtgtgtgtgtgtatatatatatatataatgtttatccttaaaatggataacaattgaatttatatgtggttttaaggatatacGGATTAATTCAATACAAGTGATCAATAATGTCAGATAAGTGAATTAAGTATAAAATAAATAACCAAACCAGTTGTGATGTTAAGTCCAAGCTCGGATCTGAGCCTGGTGATTGTTCTACCCTTGATTCAGAACCAAATATTTATGAAGGACTATgagcaaaaataataattttgaataaCTTAGAAGCAAAGAAAACAAGTTTATACTGCCATTGTATGCATGTTACAGTGTCCCTCTTGAATAAAAATCtgcccctttatatagtaggagtgtttcatccctagtacaattctaagaaaggtaaaaatcttcttttttgtTAATCACTGATCTGCTGCCGATACGGGCTAAGATCTACGTCGTGATATCCGATTGAGTTCGGATATCACAACCCCTTGTTAGTCGTATGCGAACATTTGATAATGTTTTTCGAGGTCTTGGAGCTCGAACCGGATCCGGGGGCGAGGTCTCGATGGCTCTTGTGGTAGGTACTTTGTTCGGACCTTAGTACAAGAGGTTCCTAACTTTGATTCTGATTCCTTGTAGTTATGTCCTTGCTTAGTTTGTCCCACCGGAAAATCAGGGTTCGCATTAGTCTCAATTTtacccatatacagatagtcccctcgtttctcagAGAGTAGGTTTTCCGAAACAATGAGAAACGATAGATGTTCTCTAATTCCTTCCTCCATACGTTACAACTGAAACAGTGAAGAAGTTGAAACGTTCCATCAGTCCTGTCATTGTGATTTCGGACACGTGTCAACCATCGGCTGGTTGCCTCCGAATGTGAAGCGTTGCGTACTTCCCCTATAAAAGCTTCTACCATTTACTCTTTTTTAACTTTTTGATCAAGCTTTCACCTTCGAATTTCCTAGCTATCACCAACTTCTTTCAAACCTTCATAATTGTTCTTAGGTTCTTACCTAGAGTTTTTTCAAATATTTATACTCTGCTCTTCAACCTTCAAACTCATTCCTTCAAAACATCAAAAAATTTCTTTAAATTTTCAAACTTTATCAGATAGCAATGGCTAAAACTTCCAAATCAGTTCCTCAATAAGATGCATCTTCATCTTTCCACCCAACCACGAATGCCGAGGTGGCTACTTTCGAGGTGGCTATTCTCGAAGTAGCCGCTCCCAAGCTGGCTGCCCTCGAGGCTACCCCCAATCCTCCCATGAAAATCTTTATACTCGGGGGTTCCTCAATTGCGGACGACTTTAACATCGAGAAACCCTCATCCAAATAGGACAGGGGTGAAATAGCATCGAGGTATATATGCTCCATTACCGAAGATGTCTTTCCCGTAGTCCGAGAGGACTGTAAATGGGAAGTCAAGGACGTAGTAGTACTCGGCCCTGAGGATGCTATTAATACCCACGTAGAGGGTATTTAAGTATTAACGCTTACCCTTTCACATTAGGCCCGGTAGACCCAATTGTTTTGGACTTTTATAAGAGATACGAGGTGTGCCTTAGGCAAATCCTCTTTGGAGGATCATGATCCTCCTCCATTATTTTGTGAATAACGCCGAGTCTCATAGGTTCACCCTCTACCACCTGCTCCGTCTATATAGTCCCCGAATTGTTCGAGGGGGATTAATCAAGCTCACTTGCTAGGCCAGAAAGGCCCTCTTTTCGAGTAATTTTGAAGATCGAGACTGAGGCTGACATGGACTCTTCATTGGGGTGAAGATTAAAGACTCTATCCCTCCCGAGTTAATGCCATTCCTAGAGAAGTAGAATGCATTTGTAACTACAGCCTTTCCTTAAGTGTCAATTTTTCTTCATTTCCTTTCTCATCATTCATATTTGTGGTTGTGCAGTTGTTGCCTGGGTTCCAAATGCGGTCCCCCAACTTAAGGAATGGATAGAAGGAATCTGAAAGCATATGTCAAACTTCGAGCGCTCATGGCATAAGATTTTGAAGGGCCGATGGAGGCATGTTCCCATGCTAATGTTCTCCTTTGAATAGCGATTACCATGCTCTTAACTTACATCATACTGACCTTCCTTATTTCTTTTATAGGTTGCCTAAGACCACTAAACTTAGGCATTTGGAAGCGGATGAGGATGTGCCATTGTCTATTGATACCTCCGTTACGGGACGGGCCGGGGATACCGCAggggaaaagaagaagagaaaaagaaaatctttgGGTTCCCCGAGTTCTGAGGTGAAGACAAAAAAGAGGGTAAGCTCATAAGCCCAAGAAGAGTACCAACTCCTGGGTGCCAGGTCCCAAGTCGCTTCTTTAGCTCAGGGATGAGTCGGAAGAAGACGACATTGTTTTTCCCACAGATCGATCCCTTCCGGAGAGCAGGCGACAATCGAGGATAAGAGACACGAGGTTAGGGCCCTCCCAGTCTGAGAATCCAAAGTCGAGATGGAGTCCACAATCTCTCAAGAAGCTGTTTCTGCCTTGAAGGAGGCTACCAGTGTGATTGACATTGTTGAGATGCCCTCCTACACTGATACTATGCCTGACAAGGTCCAAGCGGGGAAAGAGAAATAAAGTGAAGGAGCACAAGGCACAACTGACCCCCGTCGTTCCTTCTTTTATGGCATGTATATCTCCAAATTTGGACGATTTTACTGAGATGGGCAACTTAGAGGTCCCGAAGAAAGACGTTCCTTCAAAAACTGACGGACTGAGCTGGAGCCCAAAACTAGTGATGCAGTTTCCTACTCCGAGTGTGGACCCTAGTCGCAAGAGAACAATTATTCTTACGATCCCGGAGGATGCTCGGGTTTTATCTGCTCTAGTGGGACTAGCCAGTTACCTCTGATGTCTGGTGACTGAAGAGGACCAGGCAAAGATGAATGAGGTGGGTGTATCGAGTCTCTTCAACGAGGCTCAACAGGTGCTGAACCGGGAAAGGCATCAATACTCCTTTGTGGATTTCGCTTAGGCTTCAATACCTCTTATTATTTTTGTTACCTTGCAGGCCTCGGTGCTTCACCATGAGAGCTTCCTCAAGTTTCACTCTGAAATCAACCAGCTCGAGTTTGAGTTTAAAGAGCAGGCTCGaaaaaaagatatatataaaCTCCTCAGTAAGAAACAAGATGGGGCCATCAAGGATCTTCAGGACAAGCTGGACAGAGCTCAGAGGGAAGCTTCGATGCTGAAGCGGGAGCATACGACCTGGTCGAAAAGGTAAAGGTATTTGAAGTTAAAAACAAGGATCTAGTTGCAGTGTCTAACGACAAAACCTCGCAGGTCCAGCAAAAGATCGATCAGATTGACCAACTCCGAGTCGGGATGAATGAGGTTCAAGCCATGGCTGATTGGTGGAAAAGCAAAATGGACCTGCTAGATTCAGAGAAGGAAACCCCCCAGGAAAAGCTGGCATAAGAAGAGGTCCAACTTCCAATAGTGACGGAGAAAGCTGACAAGCGGTCCTAGTTGAATGGCGATCTTCAAGCACAATTGATCTCTGTAGCCGCAGAGCGGGATGCCCTCGAGAGAGAATATGAAGCAATAAAGTCCAAGTTGGATACAACCTCTGCCAATGCCGAAGAGATGGTGGCCCAGTACAAGGCCGATGTTGAGGCTTCCGAGACCCACCTGAAGATGAAGGCTGAATATATGAGGCGATTATCTCGAAGGGAGACCCTTGAGGAGATTCACGCCTGAGGCTTCGACATATCGGTCGAGATCGAGGAAGCAATAAATCTTGAGGCCGAGGCGAAGAAATTTCTAAGCCTGAAGGTTTCGAAGTCTCC encodes the following:
- the LOC138871616 gene encoding uncharacterized protein, yielding MVLHEDEKIGGLPVHPPEYEDIAFFLAILEDIVKVKEILFEEEPTIKNRIVLQNLRKKLQLKRIQNGYENWIEDQKQMANDAIGFYQRQFTREGDPTNLSMLENVPVMVTMEQNLELCKFSTLDEVKAAVFELSSDSASVPDGFTRLFYQECWDVICYDIHNMDLHFYGGAALPKSITYTNLDFLEIFVACSKENGFAEHFINMVWNLLSNNWYSVLVNRRTSCFFKSIRGVKQGDPLSRTLFILTAEVISKSLNKLFEDKTFVGFGMPKWFDSLNHLAYVDDTIIFASAHPPSLSKIMPVLSRRRKDYYDDLVKKVKAKLYSWKGKLLSFGGKATLITSVLQSMLVHLLSVLVPPDNILENLHKIFARFFWSTKEEDFPIDENLQEVAQLRQEGTWNEKLIDQRFPEEIAEHIKHYVHYEGGEEY